A genomic window from Streptomyces sp. NBC_00234 includes:
- a CDS encoding M48 family metalloprotease, with amino-acid sequence MGVFVYLPLVLPLTALPIARLAEHHLHPRSATRLLAAVGTTLALCSTLCLALLVVVGTAQLPGNPLPDGWSDPEVRAAMPYEERTGVVAIGVLGAVVVACGATLLRHARTRVRAARALSSLGRTSGVAVLPSSDPYAYALPGGRRHRGGRVVVSTAMLELLNDRERRALVAHERAHLTARHHRYLLATQLAARANPFLLPLRTAVAFGTERWADEEAARAVGSRRVVASAVGRAALFPHRAPGGAAGLPAFAAAGPVPRRVAALLAPVPAGRLWPPASAHVALAALMATAGTAASALSSVNATVTLVRILHAATPL; translated from the coding sequence ATGGGCGTCTTCGTCTACCTGCCACTCGTGCTCCCGCTGACCGCGCTGCCGATAGCGCGGCTGGCCGAGCACCATCTCCACCCGCGCAGCGCGACCCGGCTGCTCGCTGCCGTCGGCACCACGCTCGCCCTGTGCAGCACGCTGTGCCTGGCCCTGCTGGTGGTCGTCGGCACCGCCCAGCTCCCCGGCAACCCCCTGCCGGACGGCTGGTCGGACCCGGAGGTACGGGCCGCGATGCCGTACGAGGAGCGGACCGGCGTCGTCGCGATCGGTGTCCTGGGAGCGGTGGTCGTGGCGTGCGGGGCGACGCTGCTGCGGCACGCGCGCACCCGGGTACGCGCGGCCCGCGCCCTGTCCTCCCTCGGGCGGACCTCGGGGGTCGCCGTTCTCCCGTCGTCCGATCCGTACGCGTACGCACTCCCCGGAGGCCGCAGGCACCGCGGCGGCCGGGTCGTCGTCTCGACGGCGATGCTGGAGCTCCTGAACGACCGCGAGCGGCGCGCGCTCGTCGCCCACGAGCGCGCCCACCTGACGGCCCGGCACCACCGGTACCTGCTGGCGACCCAACTCGCCGCACGCGCCAACCCGTTCCTGCTCCCGCTGCGGACAGCGGTCGCGTTCGGCACGGAACGCTGGGCGGACGAGGAGGCGGCCCGCGCGGTCGGCAGCCGCCGGGTGGTGGCGTCGGCGGTCGGCAGGGCGGCGCTCTTCCCGCACCGGGCCCCCGGCGGTGCGGCGGGACTCCCGGCCTTCGCGGCGGCGGGCCCGGTCCCGCGCAGGGTGGCGGCGCTGCTCGCCCCGGTCCCGGCCGGCCGACTCTGGCCACCGGCCTCCGCGCACGTGGCCCTCGCCGCGCTCATGGCGACGGCGGGCACGGCGGCATCGGCCCTCTCCTCGGTGAACGCGACGGTGACGCTCGTACGCATCCTGCACGCGGCCACACCGCTCTGA
- a CDS encoding helix-turn-helix domain-containing protein has product MPEPEIPVSFLGDYASILGEVSATGRRLTREELETQRALGREAAEAGHQLRALVGLYLAETRTAWPSGTKPAATDSVLAAVEQTVDAFAEGFERAQRLTVRREEAARREFIDDLLYGRSDLGRLAERATRFGLRLSRAHAVAVAAGPEAYTETDTVPRSVEAALLARFGGRKILLTTKDGRLVCIAPGSQPDVLRYFAKQAHAATDGGQVAVGRPHQGPGGVVHSYDEALDALDLARRMGLDDPVLYAADLLVYPVLTRDRQAMADLVRSELGPLRDARGGAEPLLKTLAVYFDAGCVAAETARRLALSVRALTYRLERIRQLTGSDPSDPMHRYTLQTAVIGARLLDWPAKEL; this is encoded by the coding sequence GTGCCGGAACCGGAGATTCCCGTGTCGTTTCTGGGGGACTACGCCAGCATATTGGGTGAAGTCTCCGCCACCGGGCGCCGGTTGACCCGCGAGGAGCTGGAGACCCAACGTGCCCTCGGCCGGGAGGCGGCGGAGGCGGGGCACCAACTGCGCGCGCTGGTGGGCCTGTACCTGGCGGAGACCCGCACCGCCTGGCCGTCCGGTACGAAACCCGCCGCGACCGATTCCGTCCTGGCCGCCGTGGAACAGACGGTCGACGCGTTCGCCGAGGGCTTCGAGCGCGCCCAGCGGCTCACCGTACGGCGCGAGGAAGCCGCGCGGCGGGAGTTCATCGACGACCTGCTGTACGGGCGCAGCGACCTGGGCCGCCTCGCCGAGCGGGCCACCCGGTTCGGGCTCCGGCTCTCGCGCGCCCACGCGGTCGCGGTGGCGGCGGGCCCGGAGGCGTACACCGAGACGGACACGGTGCCGCGGAGCGTGGAGGCCGCGCTGCTCGCCCGCTTCGGCGGCCGGAAGATTCTGTTGACGACGAAGGACGGGCGGCTGGTCTGTATCGCTCCCGGCAGTCAGCCGGACGTCCTGCGGTACTTCGCCAAACAGGCCCACGCGGCGACGGACGGCGGCCAGGTCGCGGTGGGCCGCCCGCACCAGGGGCCCGGTGGCGTCGTCCACTCGTACGACGAAGCGCTCGACGCCCTCGATCTGGCGCGGCGGATGGGGCTCGACGATCCGGTGCTGTACGCCGCCGACCTGCTGGTCTACCCGGTGCTGACCCGGGACCGGCAGGCGATGGCCGACCTGGTGCGCAGCGAGCTGGGCCCGCTCCGGGATGCCAGGGGCGGCGCGGAACCGCTGCTGAAGACCCTCGCGGTGTATTTCGACGCGGGCTGCGTCGCGGCGGAGACGGCCCGCCGGCTGGCGTTGAGCGTGCGGGCCCTGACGTACCGGCTGGAGCGCATCCGTCAGCTGACCGGCTCCGACCCCTCCGATCCGATGCACCGCTACACGCTGCAGACCGCCGTGATCGGTGCCCGTCTCCTGGACTGGCCGGCCAAGGAGCTCTGA
- the trpS gene encoding tryptophan--tRNA ligase, with protein sequence MTTTVTASDNLTTPARLRSAELEQQLARTPERFRVLTGDRPTGALHLGHYFGTLHNRVRLQDLGVEVFVLVADYQVLTDRDIAERLPEYVDGLVLDHLAIGIDPTRTTIFNHSAVPALNQLMLPFLSLVSVAELGRNPTVKDEIAHSRQSSVSGLMYTYPVHQAADILFCKGNLVPVGQDQLPHLEVTRTVARRFNERYGAVFPEPDALLSDAPLLLGTDGTKMSKSRANSIALSADADETARLIKGAKTDSERHITYDPEGRPGVSGLVLLAALCLDRDPHGLAEEIGNGGAAVLKRTVTEAVNTRMAPIRARRAEYAKDMAYVRSVLSAGNERAREIAERTLDEVREAMGGLR encoded by the coding sequence ATGACCACGACCGTCACCGCTTCCGACAACCTGACCACCCCCGCACGGCTCCGCAGCGCCGAGCTGGAGCAGCAGCTCGCACGGACCCCGGAACGCTTCCGGGTCCTGACCGGCGACCGGCCCACCGGAGCCCTCCACCTCGGGCACTACTTCGGCACCCTCCACAACCGGGTCCGGCTCCAGGACCTCGGCGTGGAGGTCTTCGTGCTCGTCGCCGACTACCAGGTGCTCACCGACCGCGACATCGCCGAGCGGCTCCCCGAGTACGTGGACGGGCTGGTGCTCGACCATCTGGCGATCGGGATCGACCCCACGCGCACGACGATCTTCAACCACAGCGCCGTCCCCGCCCTGAACCAGCTCATGCTGCCCTTCCTGAGCCTGGTCTCCGTCGCCGAACTCGGCCGCAACCCCACGGTGAAGGACGAGATCGCGCACTCCCGGCAGTCCTCGGTCAGCGGGCTCATGTACACCTACCCGGTCCACCAGGCCGCCGACATCCTCTTCTGCAAGGGCAACCTGGTGCCGGTGGGCCAGGACCAGCTGCCGCACCTCGAAGTGACCCGGACCGTGGCCCGGCGCTTCAACGAGCGGTACGGGGCGGTGTTCCCCGAACCCGACGCCCTGCTCTCCGACGCCCCGCTCCTGCTCGGCACCGACGGCACCAAGATGAGCAAGAGCCGCGCCAACTCGATCGCGCTCTCCGCCGACGCCGACGAGACGGCGCGCCTGATCAAGGGCGCGAAGACGGACTCCGAACGCCACATCACGTACGACCCGGAGGGCAGGCCCGGGGTGTCGGGCCTCGTGCTGCTCGCCGCGCTCTGCCTCGACCGCGATCCGCACGGGCTCGCCGAGGAGATCGGGAACGGCGGCGCCGCCGTCCTCAAGCGGACGGTGACCGAGGCCGTCAACACGCGCATGGCGCCGATCCGGGCCCGGCGGGCGGAGTACGCGAAGGACATGGCGTACGTACGGTCGGTGCTGAGCGCGGGCAACGAGCGGGCCCGCGAGATCGCCGAGCGGACCCTCGACGAGGTGAGGGAGGCCATGGGCGGCCTGCGCTGA
- a CDS encoding flotillin family protein: protein MLFWHVPAPNEAMLISGTKRQAQETQFRIVTGHGSFVLPVKQKARMLSLALREAEISEDCVTQQGIRLSVRAVCVFKVGDDAVSIANAARRFLSEQHRMEELVGRIFAGHLRSIIGGLTVEQIIRERNRVAQEVVAGSHGEMEKLGIVVDALQIQEIEDATGYINNLAAPHAAAVASQARIAQAKADQEAAEREQQAAALKAEYERDTAIKRAGFLAETEQSNARAAQAGPLARARASHEVIEEQTALAERQAMLAAQRLEAEVRRPADAEAYRQRTLAEAARDQVKFEADGNAYAARTLAQAQADANAARAASLRDGNQELIAANLVVENLPALADAAARGMAGASLTVLNGTNGVNEMAAGLVSQGLAIFNSLQNTKNPAVNGKSDLRLPGMTS from the coding sequence ATGTTGTTCTGGCACGTTCCCGCGCCCAACGAGGCGATGCTCATATCCGGTACCAAGCGGCAGGCACAGGAGACACAGTTCCGGATCGTCACCGGGCACGGCAGTTTCGTCCTGCCGGTGAAGCAGAAGGCCCGCATGCTGTCGCTGGCTCTGCGGGAAGCGGAGATTTCCGAGGACTGTGTAACCCAGCAGGGCATCCGGCTGAGTGTGCGCGCCGTCTGCGTGTTCAAGGTCGGTGACGACGCGGTGTCGATCGCCAACGCGGCCCGCCGCTTCCTGTCCGAGCAGCACCGGATGGAAGAGCTCGTCGGCCGGATCTTCGCCGGTCACCTCCGCTCCATCATCGGCGGACTGACCGTTGAGCAGATCATCCGGGAACGCAACCGCGTCGCCCAGGAAGTGGTGGCGGGCAGCCACGGCGAGATGGAGAAGCTCGGCATCGTCGTGGACGCTCTGCAGATCCAGGAGATCGAGGACGCCACCGGATACATCAACAACCTCGCCGCCCCGCACGCCGCCGCCGTCGCCAGCCAGGCACGTATCGCCCAGGCCAAGGCGGACCAGGAGGCGGCGGAGCGCGAGCAGCAGGCTGCCGCGCTCAAGGCCGAGTACGAACGTGACACCGCGATCAAGAGGGCCGGTTTCCTCGCCGAGACGGAGCAGTCCAACGCCCGCGCCGCGCAGGCGGGCCCGCTCGCGCGGGCCAGGGCGTCCCACGAGGTCATCGAGGAGCAGACCGCACTCGCCGAGCGCCAGGCCATGCTGGCCGCGCAGCGACTGGAGGCGGAGGTCAGGCGTCCGGCGGACGCGGAGGCGTACCGTCAGCGCACACTGGCCGAAGCCGCCCGTGACCAGGTCAAGTTCGAGGCGGACGGCAACGCCTACGCGGCACGGACCCTCGCCCAGGCGCAGGCCGACGCCAACGCCGCCCGCGCCGCCTCGCTGCGGGACGGAAACCAGGAACTCATCGCGGCCAACCTCGTCGTGGAGAACCTGCCCGCGCTGGCCGACGCGGCTGCCCGGGGCATGGCCGGGGCGAGCCTCACCGTCCTGAACGGAACCAACGGGGTCAACGAGATGGCGGCGGGTTTGGTGAGCCAGGGGCTGGCCATCTTCAACTCGCTCCAGAACACGAAGAATCCGGCCGTGAACGGGAAGTCGGACCTCCGTCTTCCCGGTATGACCTCGTAG
- a CDS encoding tellurite resistance TerB family protein — protein MALWDRIKESASTMQTQLEAKKNDLKSGAFRDASMAMCALVSAADGSIDPSERQRVASLIASNDVLQNFPADDLQRRFNAYVDKLTADFAFGKVSVLQEIAKAKKKPAEARAVIQIGIVIGGADGDFDKSEQAVIREACFALDLPPHEFDL, from the coding sequence ATGGCCCTGTGGGATCGGATCAAGGAATCCGCGTCGACGATGCAGACGCAGCTGGAGGCGAAGAAGAACGACCTCAAGAGCGGGGCGTTCCGGGACGCGAGCATGGCCATGTGCGCCCTGGTCTCCGCCGCCGACGGTTCCATCGACCCGTCCGAGCGGCAGCGCGTCGCCTCGCTGATCGCCTCGAACGACGTACTCCAGAACTTCCCGGCGGACGACCTCCAGCGCCGCTTCAACGCGTACGTGGACAAGCTCACCGCCGACTTCGCGTTCGGTAAGGTCAGCGTGCTCCAGGAGATCGCCAAGGCGAAGAAGAAGCCCGCCGAGGCGCGTGCCGTCATCCAGATCGGCATCGTCATCGGCGGCGCCGACGGCGACTTCGACAAGTCGGAGCAGGCCGTCATCCGCGAGGCGTGCTTCGCGCTCGACCTGCCGCCGCACGAGTTCGACCTGTAG
- a CDS encoding flotillin family protein, protein MSPVLLAVIGIVVLVVLLGLVVITRYKVAGPSEAFIITGRRGKKSTDPVTGRTSIDNSGQKVVVGGGVFVVPFVQQKFTLDLSSRHIPISVRGAVTLRGVKSNLEGVAIVKVGGNEDAIRAAAQRFLQQQDGIVGFTQEVLSGALRAIVGRMSVEDIIRDRAAFASQVAEEAEASLSGQGLILDAFQIQDITTEGSYLEDLGRPEAARAKQEADIAEAIARRASEQARLKAAEEIAIAERTFYLKQAEIKAETEAAAAKANAAGPLAEAARQQEVLQEQEKVAERQAALTDRELDTKVRKPADAARYQAEQEAEARRIAQVKEAEADAERSRLTGQGEKLHRSALADAVRIEGEAEAAAIAAKGSAEAEAMQKKADAFAQYGDAAVLQMLVEVLPSVVAKASEPLSAIDKLTVISTDGASQLARTVTDNVTQGIELLNSTTGVDLGALLENLKNRTATTAATAEVPAQSGEATNNGKIEITG, encoded by the coding sequence ATGAGCCCAGTTCTGCTTGCCGTCATCGGCATCGTCGTACTCGTCGTACTCCTCGGCCTCGTCGTGATCACCCGCTACAAGGTGGCCGGGCCCAGCGAGGCGTTCATCATCACGGGCCGTCGCGGCAAGAAGTCGACCGACCCGGTCACCGGCCGCACCAGCATCGACAACAGCGGCCAGAAGGTCGTCGTCGGTGGCGGCGTCTTCGTCGTGCCGTTCGTCCAGCAGAAGTTCACCCTGGACCTCTCCAGCCGGCACATCCCGATCTCCGTGCGCGGCGCCGTCACCCTGCGCGGCGTGAAGTCGAACCTGGAAGGCGTCGCGATCGTCAAGGTCGGCGGCAACGAGGACGCGATCCGGGCCGCCGCCCAGCGATTCCTCCAGCAGCAGGACGGCATCGTCGGCTTCACCCAGGAAGTGCTGTCGGGTGCGCTGCGCGCCATCGTCGGCCGGATGTCCGTCGAGGACATCATCCGCGACCGTGCCGCGTTCGCCAGCCAGGTCGCCGAGGAGGCCGAGGCCAGCCTGTCCGGTCAGGGCCTGATCCTGGACGCGTTCCAGATCCAGGACATCACCACCGAGGGCTCCTACCTGGAGGACCTCGGCCGGCCCGAGGCCGCGCGTGCCAAGCAGGAGGCCGACATCGCGGAGGCCATCGCCCGCCGTGCGTCGGAGCAGGCCCGGCTGAAGGCGGCCGAGGAAATCGCCATCGCCGAGCGGACGTTCTACCTGAAGCAGGCCGAGATCAAGGCCGAGACGGAGGCCGCCGCGGCCAAGGCCAACGCCGCCGGCCCGCTCGCCGAAGCCGCCCGCCAGCAGGAAGTCCTCCAGGAGCAGGAGAAGGTCGCCGAGCGCCAGGCGGCGCTGACGGACCGCGAGCTGGACACGAAGGTCCGTAAGCCCGCGGACGCCGCCCGCTACCAGGCCGAGCAGGAGGCGGAGGCCCGGCGTATCGCCCAGGTCAAGGAGGCCGAGGCGGACGCGGAGCGCTCCCGCCTGACCGGCCAGGGCGAGAAGCTGCACCGTTCGGCACTCGCCGACGCGGTGCGCATCGAGGGCGAGGCGGAGGCCGCGGCGATCGCCGCCAAGGGTTCGGCCGAGGCCGAGGCCATGCAGAAGAAGGCCGACGCGTTCGCCCAGTACGGCGACGCGGCCGTGCTCCAGATGCTGGTCGAGGTGCTGCCGTCGGTCGTCGCGAAGGCATCCGAGCCGCTCAGCGCGATCGACAAGCTGACGGTGATCTCCACGGACGGCGCCAGCCAACTCGCCCGTACCGTCACGGACAACGTGACCCAGGGCATCGAACTCCTCAACTCCACCACGGGCGTCGACCTGGGCGCCCTGCTCGAAAACCTCAAGAACCGCACGGCCACCACCGCCGCCACGGCCGAGGTCCCCGCCCAGTCCGGCGAAGCCACGAACAACGGCAAGATCGAGATCACCGGCTGA
- a CDS encoding COG4315 family predicted lipoprotein, protein MPGIARAAAVMAVIGLLTTAVSGCSDSNDGGSSPTKSPAKSATASATASATATAAGGRTVATADNPLGTILVGENGKTVYLFESDTAAKSSCSGDCAKAWPPVITKGEPVAGEGAKADLLGTLARNDGGTQVTYNGHPLYYFQGDTQAGDTNGQDSDAFGAKWYVLDASGDKITKKSEPTGGGY, encoded by the coding sequence CCGTCATGGCCGTGATCGGCTTGCTCACCACAGCTGTCAGCGGCTGTTCCGACAGCAACGACGGAGGATCGTCCCCGACGAAGTCCCCTGCGAAGTCCGCCACCGCGAGCGCCACCGCGTCGGCCACCGCCACCGCAGCCGGAGGCCGGACCGTGGCCACCGCCGACAACCCGCTGGGGACGATCCTGGTCGGCGAGAACGGCAAGACCGTCTACCTCTTCGAGTCCGACACCGCCGCCAAGTCCAGCTGCTCCGGAGACTGCGCGAAAGCGTGGCCGCCCGTGATCACGAAGGGCGAGCCCGTCGCGGGCGAAGGGGCGAAGGCCGATCTGCTGGGCACCCTCGCGCGCAACGACGGCGGCACCCAAGTCACGTACAACGGCCATCCCCTGTACTACTTCCAGGGCGACACTCAGGCCGGTGACACGAACGGCCAGGACTCCGACGCGTTCGGCGCCAAGTGGTACGTACTCGACGCGTCCGGCGACAAGATCACCAAGAAGTCGGAGCCGACCGGCGGCGGATACTGA
- a CDS encoding alpha/beta fold hydrolase: MANQPPSAAVLLLHGGREAGTGPPPFGPLNLPAVRMRPFRRAVAKATGPAGVLVRSVRYTVRGWNGPREDPLQDAVRALDALRREAGDIPVVLVGHSMGGRASLRAAGHPLVRAVVGLAPWCPPEDPVAQLADRDVVLIHGTHDRVTSPRASEVLADRARRAGARTCLVTVEGGDHAMLRSADRWHELTAALVTGLLGRSAMPDAVSAALRLPRDADSAHGMLGIDALPRPYGVARNGARP, translated from the coding sequence ATGGCAAACCAACCCCCCTCGGCTGCGGTACTCCTCCTGCACGGTGGCCGCGAGGCAGGAACCGGGCCGCCGCCGTTCGGGCCGCTGAACCTGCCGGCCGTCCGGATGCGTCCCTTCCGGAGGGCCGTCGCGAAGGCCACCGGCCCGGCCGGTGTCCTGGTCCGCAGCGTCCGCTACACCGTCCGCGGCTGGAACGGCCCCCGCGAGGACCCCCTGCAGGACGCCGTCCGCGCCCTCGACGCTCTCCGGCGTGAGGCCGGTGACATCCCCGTCGTCCTCGTGGGCCACTCCATGGGCGGCCGGGCCTCCCTCCGCGCGGCCGGGCATCCCCTCGTGCGCGCGGTGGTCGGCCTCGCCCCGTGGTGCCCGCCCGAGGATCCCGTCGCCCAGCTCGCGGACCGCGACGTCGTCCTGATCCACGGCACCCACGACCGCGTCACGAGCCCCCGCGCCAGCGAGGTCCTGGCCGACCGTGCCCGCCGCGCGGGTGCCCGGACCTGCCTGGTCACGGTCGAGGGCGGCGACCACGCGATGCTGCGGAGCGCCGACCGGTGGCACGAACTGACGGCCGCCCTGGTCACCGGCCTGCTCGGTCGGAGCGCCATGCCGGACGCCGTCTCCGCAGCGCTCCGGCTGCCCCGGGACGCCGACTCCGCGCACGGCATGCTCGGCATCGACGCGCTGCCGCGCCCGTACGGGGTGGCTCGGAACGGGGCCCGTCCGTGA
- a CDS encoding peroxiredoxin: protein MASGPQLGQPVQDFTLPGGILTGDAFERRDFTFSETRGRSVVLAFYPGDNTPVCTKQLCSYSSGFETFEGLDAEVWGISPQGVDSHESFARTHGLRMPLLADEGREIAKAYGVSAPGIGVRRAIFLVGPDGVLRWKHVALFGATFQSLDTLADHLSGIKVA, encoded by the coding sequence ATGGCATCAGGACCTCAACTCGGACAGCCGGTGCAGGACTTCACCCTGCCCGGCGGAATTCTCACCGGCGACGCTTTCGAGCGGCGCGATTTCACGTTCTCGGAGACGCGCGGCCGGTCCGTCGTCCTCGCTTTCTATCCGGGGGACAACACTCCGGTCTGCACGAAGCAGCTCTGCTCCTACTCTTCCGGGTTCGAGACCTTCGAGGGGCTGGACGCCGAGGTCTGGGGAATCAGTCCACAGGGTGTGGACAGTCATGAGTCGTTCGCCCGCACGCACGGGCTGCGGATGCCGCTGCTCGCCGACGAGGGACGCGAGATCGCCAAGGCGTACGGGGTTTCCGCACCCGGCATCGGTGTGCGGCGGGCGATCTTCCTGGTCGGTCCCGACGGTGTCCTGCGGTGGAAGCACGTGGCCCTGTTCGGTGCCACGTTCCAGTCGCTGGACACGCTCGCCGACCACCTGTCCGGCATCAAAGTCGCGTAA
- a CDS encoding NAD-binding protein, translating into MLGFVPPLPQQPQRATTSGHMVVCGDDTLARRLAVELRYVYGERVTLILPPGGDPSHPEQPMTQRGRAAALFGRMSAAMNRNGGAAGTTDSDTNAGVEAVRIMEAAEPSDEVLEEAGVDRAAALALVYDDDERNIRAALTARRLNPRLRLVIRLYNRKLGQHLETLLDQAAALAVPGLDHAALDASTTVLSDADTAAPALAATALTGSSKVIQAEGLLLRAAERPPSRHGEEADPGLCTLALLSSTTHDPAGAEGSESSGAEGPQLLPDAASVAAAAGRGTIVLENISQADPARPVTRMGGRGAPLSQVFSRRLRWSAAGVATAVVGLAVASVLSTGYHPLHAAYLTLLDLFAMGDPAVDDPPGRQIIQLLSGLAGLMLLPLLVAAVLETFGSLRTTSSLRRPPRGLSGHVVLLGLGKIGTRVLVRLRELNIPVVVVEEDPEARGIPLARSMHVPTVIGDVTQEGVLEAAKIHRARSLLALTSVDTTNLEAALYARSVKPDLKVALRLYDDEFATAVYRTLRTAHPQALTRSRSVSHLAAPSFAGAMMGRQILGAIPVERKVMLFAALGVAGHSQLEGRTVEQAFRAGAWRVLALDATPPADRRPDLTAAGESGQPLGLVWDLHPGYVLRPEDRVVIAATRRGLAELLRGQRTMTRR; encoded by the coding sequence ATGCTGGGATTCGTGCCCCCACTTCCTCAGCAGCCCCAACGCGCCACCACCAGTGGACACATGGTCGTCTGCGGCGACGACACGCTGGCCCGCCGCCTCGCCGTGGAGCTCCGCTACGTCTACGGCGAACGGGTCACCCTGATCCTCCCGCCCGGCGGAGATCCCAGCCACCCCGAGCAGCCGATGACCCAACGCGGGCGCGCCGCAGCCCTGTTCGGCCGGATGTCGGCGGCGATGAACCGCAACGGCGGCGCGGCCGGAACCACGGACAGCGACACGAACGCCGGAGTCGAGGCCGTACGCATCATGGAGGCGGCCGAGCCCTCCGACGAGGTGCTCGAAGAGGCGGGTGTCGACCGGGCCGCCGCACTCGCGCTCGTCTACGACGACGACGAGCGCAACATCCGCGCCGCCCTGACCGCCCGCCGCCTCAATCCGCGTCTGCGCCTGGTCATCCGGCTCTACAACCGCAAGCTCGGCCAGCACCTGGAGACCCTCCTCGACCAGGCGGCGGCGCTGGCCGTGCCGGGACTGGACCACGCGGCACTCGACGCCTCGACCACCGTCCTCTCCGACGCGGACACCGCGGCCCCCGCCCTGGCCGCCACCGCGCTCACCGGCAGCAGCAAGGTGATCCAGGCCGAGGGGCTGCTCCTGCGGGCCGCCGAGCGACCGCCGTCCCGCCACGGCGAGGAGGCCGACCCGGGGCTCTGCACGCTCGCGCTGCTCTCCTCCACCACGCACGACCCGGCGGGCGCCGAAGGGTCCGAGAGCAGTGGCGCCGAAGGCCCCCAACTCCTGCCGGACGCGGCGTCGGTGGCGGCTGCGGCCGGGCGCGGGACCATCGTCCTGGAGAACATCAGCCAGGCGGACCCGGCCCGCCCGGTGACGCGGATGGGCGGGCGGGGCGCACCGCTGAGCCAGGTGTTCTCACGACGGCTGCGCTGGTCGGCCGCGGGCGTCGCGACGGCCGTCGTCGGTCTGGCCGTCGCCTCGGTCCTGAGCACCGGCTACCACCCCCTGCACGCCGCGTATCTGACGCTGCTCGATCTGTTCGCGATGGGCGACCCGGCGGTCGACGACCCGCCGGGCCGCCAGATCATCCAGCTGCTCTCCGGCCTGGCCGGACTGATGCTGCTGCCCCTGCTGGTGGCCGCCGTCCTGGAGACGTTCGGCTCGCTGCGCACCACCTCCTCGCTGCGCCGACCGCCGCGCGGACTGTCCGGACACGTCGTCCTGCTGGGACTCGGCAAGATCGGTACGCGGGTCCTGGTGCGGCTGCGCGAACTGAACATCCCCGTGGTCGTCGTGGAGGAGGACCCGGAGGCACGCGGCATCCCGCTGGCCCGGAGCATGCACGTGCCGACGGTCATCGGCGACGTCACCCAGGAAGGCGTGCTGGAAGCGGCGAAGATCCACCGCGCCCGTTCCCTCCTGGCCCTGACCAGCGTCGACACCACGAATCTGGAGGCCGCGCTGTACGCCCGCTCGGTCAAGCCGGACCTGAAGGTGGCCCTGCGCCTCTACGACGACGAGTTCGCCACCGCCGTCTACCGGACCCTGCGCACCGCCCACCCCCAGGCCCTGACCCGCTCCCGCTCCGTCTCCCACCTGGCCGCCCCCTCGTTCGCGGGCGCCATGATGGGCCGCCAGATCCTGGGGGCGATCCCGGTCGAGCGGAAGGTCATGCTGTTCGCCGCCCTGGGGGTGGCCGGCCACTCCCAGCTGGAGGGCCGCACCGTCGAACAGGCGTTCCGCGCGGGTGCCTGGCGCGTCCTGGCCCTGGACGCCACCCCGCCCGCCGACCGCCGGCCCGACCTGACGGCAGCCGGGGAGTCCGGGCAGCCGCTGGGCCTGGTCTGGGACCTGCACCCCGGGTACGTCCTGCGCCCCGAGGACCGCGTGGTCATCGCCGCGACCCGCCGCGGTCTGGCCGAACTCCTGCGCGGGCAGCGGACGATGACGCGCCGCTGA
- a CDS encoding BlaI/MecI/CopY family transcriptional regulator, giving the protein MDNARNDLGEDGAGEVEGTETRRLRRRGQGELESQVLTVLRSAAGPATAGWVQEHLEGDLAYTTVITILSRLYAKNAVTRTREGRSYVWTAAFDDAGLAALRMRRVLDGERDRDAVLARFVSALSPGDEERLRALLSRAADPDDPGQE; this is encoded by the coding sequence ATGGACAACGCCCGGAACGATCTCGGGGAGGACGGCGCGGGCGAGGTGGAGGGCACCGAGACCCGGCGGCTGCGCAGACGCGGACAGGGGGAGCTGGAGTCCCAGGTCCTCACGGTGCTGCGTTCCGCCGCAGGACCCGCCACCGCGGGCTGGGTGCAGGAACACCTCGAAGGCGACCTCGCGTACACCACCGTCATCACGATCCTCTCCCGTCTGTACGCGAAGAACGCGGTGACCCGCACCCGCGAGGGCCGCTCCTACGTCTGGACCGCGGCCTTCGACGACGCCGGTCTCGCCGCGCTGCGGATGCGCCGCGTCCTGGACGGCGAGCGCGACCGGGACGCCGTCCTCGCCCGCTTCGTCTCCGCGCTCTCCCCGGGCGACGAGGAACGGCTCCGCGCCCTGCTGTCCCGCGCCGCCGACCCGGACGACCCCGGGCAGGAGTGA